A region of Paenimyroides aestuarii DNA encodes the following proteins:
- a CDS encoding electron transfer flavoprotein subunit alpha/FixB family protein has protein sequence MSVLIYTEFAEGKFKKVALELASYAKKVAESLGTTVTAVTVNAGDVSELGKYGVDKVLKVTDSKLDKFNAKAYADVVKQAAQKEGSKVVLLSSTTDSLYLAPIVAVGLDAGYASNVVALPVSTSPFQVKRNAFSSKGFNVTELTSDVKVLALAKNSFGLAEASGAAATEDFAVTLNDADFNIHIQNQEKASGQVSIADAEIVVSGGRGLKGPENWGMIEELAGVLGAATACSKPVSDLDWRPHSEHVGQTGKPVASNLYIAVGISGAIQHIAGINASKVKVVINSDPEAPFFKVADYGIVGDAFQIVPELTKKLKEFKANNN, from the coding sequence ATGTCAGTTTTAATATATACAGAGTTTGCAGAAGGAAAATTTAAAAAAGTAGCTTTAGAATTAGCTTCTTATGCAAAAAAAGTAGCAGAATCATTAGGAACAACCGTTACGGCAGTAACTGTTAACGCAGGTGATGTTTCCGAATTAGGAAAATACGGTGTAGATAAAGTTTTAAAAGTAACCGATAGCAAATTAGACAAGTTCAATGCAAAGGCGTATGCCGATGTGGTAAAACAAGCTGCACAAAAAGAAGGGTCAAAAGTAGTGCTTTTATCATCTACAACCGATTCTTTATATTTAGCACCAATCGTTGCAGTTGGTTTAGACGCTGGATATGCATCAAATGTGGTAGCATTACCTGTTTCAACAAGTCCATTCCAAGTTAAGCGCAATGCTTTTTCTAGCAAAGGATTTAACGTTACAGAACTCACATCAGACGTAAAAGTATTGGCATTGGCTAAAAACTCATTTGGTTTAGCAGAAGCTTCGGGTGCAGCAGCTACAGAAGATTTTGCTGTAACATTGAACGATGCCGACTTTAATATCCACATTCAAAACCAAGAAAAAGCATCCGGACAAGTTTCTATTGCCGATGCAGAAATCGTTGTTTCTGGTGGTCGTGGTTTAAAAGGTCCAGAAAACTGGGGAATGATTGAAGAATTGGCAGGTGTTTTAGGTGCAGCAACCGCTTGTTCAAAACCTGTTTCAGATTTAGATTGGAGACCGCACTCTGAACACGTGGGGCAAACTGGAAAACCGGTAGCATCAAACTTATACATTGCAGTTGGTATTTCTGGTGCCATTCAGCACATTGCAGGTATCAACGCTTCAAAAGTAAAAGTAGTAATCAATTCAGATCCAGAAGCACCTTTCTTTAAAGTAGCTGACTACGGAATTGTTGGCGATGCGTTTCAAATCGTACCAGAATTGACTAAAAAATTAAAAGAATTTAAAGCGAATAACAACTAA
- a CDS encoding PPK2 family polyphosphate kinase, whose protein sequence is MKRNYFKVPENLKLDDISTNYVTGLDPLAIKKELKKYRKKIAEIQDMMYAHDQYAVLICFQGMDTAGKDSMIREVFKGFNARGVVVESFKTPSYRELQHDFMWRHYIKLPEKGKFTVFNRTQYENVLVTRVHPEYLLNERNPKIKLDELSDDFWNNRMKQMVQFEKFWADNGTIILKFFLHLSKEEQKNRLLKRIEKPHHQWKFSPVDLKEREQWQKYQFCYEEVLKNTSHKKAPWYIIPSDNKDVSRLLVAKIIYETLKNYKDISYPKPEPEILEHINKYKKQLME, encoded by the coding sequence ATGAAGCGAAATTATTTTAAAGTTCCAGAAAATTTAAAGTTAGACGATATTTCAACCAATTATGTGACAGGCTTAGACCCACTTGCGATAAAAAAAGAGCTAAAAAAGTATCGAAAAAAGATTGCCGAAATACAAGATATGATGTATGCACACGATCAATATGCGGTATTGATTTGTTTTCAAGGTATGGACACTGCCGGAAAAGACAGCATGATTCGAGAAGTTTTTAAAGGATTCAATGCGCGTGGGGTAGTGGTAGAAAGTTTTAAAACACCATCTTACAGAGAATTGCAGCATGATTTTATGTGGCGGCATTATATAAAATTACCAGAAAAAGGAAAATTTACAGTTTTTAACCGCACGCAATACGAGAATGTTTTGGTAACAAGGGTGCATCCTGAATATTTATTGAACGAACGCAATCCAAAGATTAAATTAGATGAATTATCTGATGATTTTTGGAACAATCGCATGAAACAAATGGTTCAATTTGAAAAATTTTGGGCCGATAATGGAACCATTATCTTGAAGTTTTTCTTGCATTTAAGCAAAGAGGAACAAAAGAATCGATTGTTAAAGCGAATAGAAAAACCCCATCATCAATGGAAGTTTTCACCAGTCGATTTAAAAGAGCGCGAACAATGGCAAAAATATCAATTCTGTTATGAAGAAGTTTTGAAAAATACCAGTCATAAAAAAGCACCGTGGTATATCATTCCAAGCGACAACAAAGATGTGAGTAGGTTACTAGTTGCTAAAATTATTTATGAAACCTTAAAAAATTATAAAGACATTTCGTACCCCAAACCAGAACCTGAAATATTAGAACACATTAATAAATATAAAAAGCAGTTGATGGAGTAA
- a CDS encoding DUF6929 family protein, which yields MKKYLLSTWLKISGIVAASAIGYENNQLLLVSDNSNALYHYFIENDSLATYSLDAQTAVHQMPKSEKYDLEAFTIVDNSWYAFGSGSKENRTNGFMFNKFSKFSTPIDLTGLYDEMKSFSELTTADFNIEAVVTYKEDWLFLNRGNGPKNANYIFVVQGKNLTDEYNIYYFEFDLPKVNNVQTGFSGGTVINNTLYFTATAEDKKSTYEDGAIQGSIFGAIDLKKMQLLFTEKISDINKFEGITVLEHNKKEVVFALCEDADDAKNKEAIVYKLQVSLKRKIK from the coding sequence ATGAAAAAATATTTGCTTTCCACTTGGTTAAAAATTTCTGGAATTGTGGCTGCGTCTGCAATCGGGTATGAAAATAACCAATTACTCTTAGTTTCTGACAACAGTAATGCCTTGTATCATTATTTTATAGAAAATGATTCGCTGGCGACTTACAGTTTAGATGCACAAACAGCGGTTCATCAAATGCCTAAATCTGAAAAATATGATTTAGAAGCGTTTACAATTGTTGATAATTCATGGTATGCGTTTGGTTCGGGCTCAAAAGAAAACAGAACAAATGGTTTTATGTTTAACAAATTTTCTAAGTTTTCCACACCGATAGATTTAACTGGACTGTATGATGAAATGAAAAGTTTTTCTGAATTGACTACAGCTGATTTTAATATAGAAGCGGTGGTTACTTACAAAGAAGATTGGCTTTTTTTGAACCGCGGAAATGGACCAAAAAATGCCAACTATATTTTTGTGGTACAAGGAAAAAATTTAACCGATGAGTATAATATTTACTATTTTGAATTTGATTTGCCAAAGGTAAACAATGTGCAGACAGGCTTTTCGGGCGGTACCGTTATCAATAACACGCTTTATTTCACTGCCACTGCAGAAGACAAAAAATCGACTTATGAAGACGGTGCGATACAAGGAAGTATTTTTGGCGCGATTGATTTGAAAAAAATGCAATTGCTTTTTACAGAAAAAATCAGTGATATTAACAAATTTGAAGGTATTACTGTTTTAGAACACAATAAAAAAGAAGTTGTTTTTGCTTTGTGCGAAGATGCCGACGATGCTAAAAATAAAGAAGCAATTGTTTACAAGTTACAAGTTTCTTTAAAAAGAAAAATAAAATAA
- a CDS encoding glutathione peroxidase, producing MSIYQYKAKTLQGKEIDFSDFQNKTLLIVNTASKCGFTPQYEGLEKLYQKYKDQGLVVLAFPCNQFNNQEPGDASSIKNNCLINYGVSFPVFEKVLVNGKNAHPIFKYLKKVLPGFITNAVKWNFTKFLIDANGKPLKRFAPFTSPEKINTYLVKNNIVKES from the coding sequence ATGAGTATCTATCAATACAAAGCAAAAACGCTTCAGGGCAAAGAAATCGATTTTAGTGATTTTCAAAACAAAACGCTGTTAATTGTTAATACAGCCAGCAAATGTGGTTTCACACCTCAGTACGAAGGTTTAGAAAAGTTGTATCAAAAATATAAAGATCAAGGACTGGTTGTATTGGCTTTTCCGTGCAATCAGTTTAATAATCAAGAACCAGGCGATGCATCTTCTATAAAAAATAACTGTTTGATAAATTATGGTGTATCGTTTCCCGTTTTTGAAAAAGTTCTGGTAAACGGAAAAAATGCACATCCAATTTTTAAGTATCTCAAGAAAGTTTTGCCAGGGTTTATAACCAATGCTGTAAAATGGAATTTTACTAAGTTTTTAATCGATGCAAACGGAAAACCCTTAAAGCGCTTTGCACCCTTCACATCGCCCGAAAAAATTAACACTTATTTAGTTAAAAATAATATTGTAAAAGAAAGCTAG